In Leisingera methylohalidivorans DSM 14336, a single genomic region encodes these proteins:
- the gyrA gene encoding DNA gyrase subunit A has translation MDENLPERPAYDGPTVSIESEMRTSYLDYAMSVIVSRAIPDLRDGLKPVHRRILYAMHESGNTHDKSYRKSARPVGDVMGKYHPHGDSAIYDALVRMAQDFSMSLPLLDGQGNFGSMDGDNPAAMRYTEVRMDKPAAALLADIEKETVDFQDNYDGKDREPTVLPARFPNMLVNGAGGIAVGMATNIPPHNLGEVIDATLALIDEPDLTSEQLIDYVPGPDFPTGGVMLGRSGARKAYLEGRGSVVIRAKTRTEEIRKDRYAIIVDEIPYQVNKAAMIEKIAEQVREKKIEGVAHVQDESDRNGVRVVIELKRDATPEVVLNQLYRFTPMQTYFGCNMLALNGGRPEQLTLRRFLTSFIDFREDVVARRTAHLLRKARERSHILCGLAVAVTNIDEIVNTIRQSADAAEAREKLMTRRWPAQPILEYIALIDDPTHTANEDGTYNLSETQARAILELRLQRLTQIGVKEVTDELEELAKKIKEYLEILSSRERIMGIIGDELREVRDNFAVPRRTEIVDWSGDMEDEDLIEREDMVVTVTSGGYIKRTPLADFRSQKRGGKGVSGMQTKEEDVITTLFVANTHTQLLFFTTDGMVYKLKTWRLPQSGRTGKGKAIVNILPIPTGVSIAAIMPVDVPDEEWENLQVVFATSGGDVRRNRLSDFTNVRRNGKIAMKLPEDGSVQLVNVRICSEDDDVMLFTDSGRAIRFRSTDVRVFNSRESTGVRGIRLSGEDRVVSMSVIRHSKYTPEQRTAYLKMRRAMAGLTDDAETADEDAVEDPNFSTELYAEMSAAENLILTITTGGSGKLSSSHDYPVRGRGGMGVTAMDKAMRGGEIVASFPVEMDDQIMLATSKGQSIRVPVDGISFRSRSAGGVRVFNTGKGEEVVSVAWIAENGEEEEGGGEE, from the coding sequence ATGGACGAAAACCTACCGGAACGGCCAGCATATGACGGCCCTACGGTATCCATTGAATCCGAAATGCGCACGTCCTACCTGGACTATGCGATGTCGGTCATCGTCAGCCGTGCCATCCCGGACCTGCGGGACGGGTTGAAACCGGTTCACCGGCGCATTCTTTATGCAATGCACGAATCCGGCAACACCCATGACAAGTCCTACCGCAAGTCGGCCCGCCCGGTCGGCGACGTGATGGGTAAATACCACCCGCACGGCGACAGCGCGATCTATGACGCGCTGGTGCGGATGGCGCAGGACTTCTCGATGTCGCTGCCGCTGCTGGACGGCCAGGGCAACTTTGGCTCGATGGATGGCGACAACCCGGCGGCCATGCGCTACACCGAAGTTCGCATGGACAAACCTGCCGCGGCGCTGCTGGCGGACATTGAAAAAGAGACCGTCGATTTCCAGGACAACTATGACGGCAAGGACCGCGAGCCGACAGTGCTGCCGGCCCGGTTTCCGAATATGCTGGTCAATGGTGCGGGCGGTATTGCGGTCGGCATGGCCACCAATATCCCGCCGCACAACCTGGGCGAAGTCATCGACGCCACACTGGCACTGATCGACGAACCGGACCTGACCAGCGAACAGCTGATCGATTACGTGCCCGGTCCGGACTTTCCGACCGGCGGTGTGATGCTGGGACGCTCCGGTGCGCGCAAGGCCTATCTGGAGGGCCGCGGCAGTGTGGTCATCCGTGCGAAAACCCGCACCGAAGAGATCAGGAAAGACCGCTATGCCATTATTGTGGACGAAATTCCCTATCAGGTGAACAAGGCCGCAATGATCGAAAAGATCGCCGAGCAGGTCCGCGAAAAGAAGATCGAAGGCGTCGCGCATGTGCAGGACGAATCCGACCGTAACGGCGTGCGCGTGGTGATCGAGCTGAAGCGGGACGCTACACCCGAAGTGGTGCTGAACCAGCTGTACCGCTTCACCCCGATGCAGACCTACTTCGGCTGCAACATGCTGGCGCTGAACGGCGGCCGGCCGGAACAGCTGACGCTGCGCCGGTTCCTGACCTCTTTCATCGATTTCCGCGAAGACGTGGTAGCGCGCCGCACGGCTCATCTGCTGCGCAAGGCCCGTGAACGCAGCCACATCCTGTGCGGCTTGGCGGTTGCGGTCACCAATATTGATGAAATCGTCAACACAATCCGGCAATCTGCCGATGCCGCTGAGGCACGCGAAAAGCTGATGACCCGGCGCTGGCCGGCGCAGCCGATCCTGGAATACATCGCACTGATTGATGATCCGACCCATACAGCCAACGAAGACGGCACCTACAACCTCTCTGAGACCCAGGCCCGCGCGATTCTGGAACTGCGGCTGCAGCGCCTGACCCAAATCGGCGTCAAAGAAGTCACAGACGAGCTGGAAGAACTGGCCAAGAAGATCAAGGAATACCTTGAAATCCTGTCTTCGCGCGAACGCATCATGGGCATCATCGGCGATGAGCTGCGCGAGGTGCGCGACAACTTTGCCGTGCCGCGCCGCACCGAGATCGTCGACTGGTCCGGCGACATGGAGGACGAAGACCTGATCGAGCGCGAGGACATGGTGGTGACCGTGACCTCGGGCGGCTATATCAAGCGAACTCCGCTCGCAGATTTCCGCTCGCAGAAACGCGGCGGCAAGGGTGTATCGGGCATGCAGACCAAGGAAGAGGATGTGATCACCACCCTCTTTGTCGCCAATACCCATACCCAGCTGCTGTTCTTCACAACCGATGGCATGGTCTACAAACTCAAGACCTGGCGACTGCCGCAATCCGGGCGTACCGGCAAGGGCAAGGCCATCGTCAACATCCTGCCGATCCCGACCGGCGTTTCCATTGCAGCGATCATGCCGGTCGATGTTCCGGATGAGGAATGGGAAAACCTGCAGGTGGTGTTTGCCACCAGCGGCGGCGATGTGCGCCGCAACCGGCTGTCGGATTTCACCAACGTCCGCCGCAATGGCAAGATCGCGATGAAGCTGCCCGAGGACGGATCGGTTCAGCTGGTGAACGTCCGCATCTGCTCGGAAGATGATGACGTGATGCTGTTCACCGACTCGGGCCGCGCGATCCGGTTCCGCTCCACCGATGTGCGCGTCTTCAACTCGCGCGAATCCACTGGTGTGCGGGGCATCAGGCTGAGCGGCGAGGACCGGGTGGTCTCCATGTCCGTGATCCGGCACTCGAAATACACGCCGGAACAGCGTACCGCCTACCTCAAGATGCGCCGCGCCATGGCCGGTTTGACCGACGATGCCGAAACCGCTGACGAGGATGCCGTCGAGGATCCGAATTTCTCGACTGAGCTTTACGCGGAAATGTCGGCAGCGGAAAACCTGATCCTGACGATCACCACCGGCGGTTCGGGCAAGCTGTCCTCTTCGCATGACTATCCGGTGCGCGGCCGTGGCGGAATGGGTGTCACCGCGATGGACAAGGCAATGCGCGGCGGCGAGATCGTCGCCTCCTTCCCGGTCGAAATGGATGACCAGATCATGCTGGCGACCTCCAAGGGCCAGTCGATCCGGGTTCCGGTGGACGGAATTTCCTTCCGCTCGCGCTCGGCCGGCGGTGTCCGGGTGTTCAACACCGGCAAGGGCGAAGAAGTGGTATCCGTCGCCTGGATTGCCGAGAACGGCGAAGAGGAAGAAGGCGGCGGCGAAGAATAG
- a CDS encoding DUF6614 family protein, translating to MNLYQCSIDLHHEAKALSFASAVDQWMSYLQERGVILGWRLMRRKLNLASDKCRDFLLEIEFKDMTQLDQAFRVLGEHDEEVEKLYSNVTALIAMSETGLYRPFPDPERAERMALI from the coding sequence ATGAATCTCTATCAATGCTCCATCGATCTGCATCACGAAGCCAAGGCGTTGAGCTTTGCCAGCGCGGTGGACCAATGGATGAGCTATCTTCAGGAACGCGGCGTGATCCTGGGCTGGCGCTTGATGCGCCGCAAGCTGAACCTTGCCAGCGACAAGTGCCGTGATTTTCTGCTGGAAATTGAATTCAAGGACATGACCCAGCTGGATCAGGCCTTTCGTGTCCTGGGCGAACATGACGAGGAGGTTGAAAAGCTCTACTCGAATGTCACGGCGCTGATCGCCATGTCGGAGACCGGCCTTTACCGGCCTTTCCCGGACCCCGAGAGGGCGGAGCGGATGGCGCTGATCTGA
- a CDS encoding carboxypeptidase M32, with translation MSAFDELMAFQRDTQALGQIAGRLGWDQETMMPRGAAPQRGEEMAAIEAVLHARRSDPRVAEWLQQAVAPNEAGEAQLREIRRSYERTVKVPADLAKKIAQVTSEAQGKWAAARADEDVAAFVPVLEEVVALKREEGLALAEGGDVYDAMVEDYEHGMTGAGIAEIFDAMRPGLVELRAKVLEKPAPKMLQGTFDEAAQMKLTRKLAKVFGYDMAHGRVDKAVHPFSSGSGLDVRITTRTSETDPFNCFYSTIHEVGHGAYEQNISRDYLLTPLGSGVSMGVHESQSRIYENQIGRSRAFTGWLFEEMKGAFGDFGIADADAFYATVNAVHKGYIRTEADELQYNLHIMLRFGLERALMSGDLAVKDLEGAWNERFEADFGYAVDKPSNGCLQDVHWSVGLFGYFPTYSLGNVYAGCLYQALRRDVPGLDAQLAQGETRGATAWLKENLQQHGGLRSPRDTIIHAAGMEPGHQPLLTYLEEKFSTIYDL, from the coding sequence ATGAGCGCATTTGACGAACTGATGGCCTTCCAGCGCGACACGCAAGCGCTGGGGCAGATTGCGGGCCGGCTGGGCTGGGATCAGGAAACCATGATGCCCCGCGGCGCGGCGCCGCAACGGGGCGAGGAGATGGCCGCGATCGAAGCTGTGCTGCACGCCCGCCGATCCGATCCGCGGGTGGCTGAGTGGCTGCAGCAGGCGGTGGCGCCGAATGAGGCGGGCGAGGCCCAGCTGCGCGAGATCCGCCGAAGCTATGAGCGCACCGTCAAGGTGCCCGCTGATCTGGCCAAGAAGATCGCGCAAGTCACCTCCGAAGCGCAGGGCAAATGGGCCGCTGCGCGCGCGGACGAGGATGTCGCTGCCTTTGTGCCGGTGCTGGAAGAAGTCGTCGCCCTGAAGCGCGAAGAAGGTCTGGCGCTGGCTGAGGGCGGTGACGTCTATGACGCGATGGTTGAGGATTACGAGCACGGCATGACCGGGGCAGGGATCGCCGAAATTTTCGACGCCATGCGCCCGGGCCTGGTGGAGCTGCGCGCCAAAGTGCTGGAGAAGCCCGCGCCGAAAATGCTGCAAGGTACTTTTGACGAAGCGGCCCAAATGAAACTGACCCGCAAATTGGCCAAGGTATTCGGCTATGACATGGCGCACGGGCGGGTGGACAAGGCAGTGCATCCATTCAGCTCAGGCTCGGGCCTGGATGTGCGGATCACCACCCGGACCAGCGAGACCGACCCGTTCAACTGCTTCTATTCGACCATCCACGAGGTCGGCCACGGCGCCTATGAGCAGAACATCAGCCGCGATTACCTGCTGACCCCGCTGGGCAGCGGCGTGTCGATGGGCGTGCATGAAAGCCAAAGCCGGATCTATGAGAACCAGATCGGCCGCAGCCGCGCGTTCACCGGCTGGCTGTTTGAGGAAATGAAAGGCGCTTTTGGCGATTTTGGCATTGCCGATGCGGATGCTTTCTATGCCACGGTGAACGCTGTGCATAAGGGCTATATCCGCACCGAGGCGGATGAGCTGCAGTATAACTTGCATATCATGCTCCGGTTCGGCCTGGAGCGTGCACTGATGAGCGGCGATCTGGCCGTGAAGGATCTTGAGGGCGCCTGGAACGAACGGTTTGAGGCCGATTTCGGCTATGCCGTCGACAAACCCTCGAACGGCTGCCTGCAGGATGTGCATTGGTCGGTGGGGCTGTTTGGCTATTTCCCGACCTATTCGCTGGGCAACGTCTATGCCGGCTGCCTGTACCAGGCGCTGCGACGGGACGTGCCGGGGCTGGATGCACAGCTTGCCCAAGGTGAAACCCGGGGTGCAACTGCCTGGCTGAAAGAAAACCTGCAGCAGCATGGCGGATTGCGCAGTCCGCGCGACACGATCATCCATGCAGCGGGTATGGAGCCAGGGCATCAGCCGCTTCTAACCTATCTGGAAGAGAAGTTCAGCACGATCTATGATCTCTGA
- the ctaA gene encoding heme A synthase, whose product MSKRSIFEEVEGEKSDVPAVQPGLIDRGRGSARKGIRAWLMVLFALVVAMIVVGGLTRLTDSGLSITEWRPVTGAIPPMSEAEWQAEFEKYQQIDQWRIQNKWMQLSDFKSIYWWEWGHRQLGRVIGLIWAVGFLGFLAARKIPAGWAGRLALPGVLGGVQGAIGWWMVSSGVNPGEGMTSVASYRLAVHLGLAFVILGFIAWYIMMLGREERELMQARRAKEAKLFSLSTGLMHFAFLQILLGALVAGIDAGRSYTDWPLMGGQVIPPNPFMIEPVWKNFFENPGLVQFIHRLAGYLLFAFGAVTWLRGRGSAHGRTRFAFNAVFAALSLQVLLGIITVLYAAPLHAAITHQLIAIGLWVLILRARFLSAYPIATSIKDH is encoded by the coding sequence ATGAGCAAGCGCAGCATTTTCGAAGAGGTTGAGGGCGAGAAGTCCGACGTACCCGCAGTACAGCCCGGACTGATCGACCGCGGCCGCGGCAGCGCCCGCAAGGGCATCCGGGCCTGGCTGATGGTGCTGTTTGCGCTGGTGGTTGCGATGATCGTGGTGGGCGGGTTGACGCGGCTCACAGACTCTGGCCTGTCGATTACCGAATGGCGCCCCGTGACCGGAGCCATCCCGCCGATGTCCGAAGCGGAATGGCAGGCGGAATTCGAAAAATACCAGCAGATCGACCAGTGGCGCATCCAGAACAAATGGATGCAACTGTCTGACTTTAAATCTATTTACTGGTGGGAGTGGGGCCATCGCCAGCTGGGCCGCGTCATTGGTCTGATCTGGGCGGTTGGCTTTCTGGGTTTCCTAGCCGCGCGCAAAATCCCGGCGGGCTGGGCCGGACGGCTGGCACTGCCTGGTGTTCTGGGCGGTGTGCAGGGCGCGATCGGCTGGTGGATGGTTTCCTCAGGCGTGAACCCGGGCGAGGGGATGACGTCTGTCGCCTCCTACCGGTTGGCGGTGCATTTGGGGCTGGCGTTTGTGATCCTTGGCTTCATTGCCTGGTATATAATGATGCTGGGCCGCGAAGAACGTGAGCTGATGCAGGCGCGGCGCGCCAAGGAGGCTAAGCTGTTCAGCCTCTCGACCGGTCTCATGCATTTCGCATTCCTGCAGATCCTGCTGGGCGCACTGGTGGCGGGGATCGATGCGGGCCGCTCCTATACCGATTGGCCGCTGATGGGCGGTCAGGTGATCCCGCCGAACCCCTTCATGATCGAGCCGGTCTGGAAGAACTTCTTTGAAAACCCGGGCCTGGTGCAATTCATTCACCGGCTGGCAGGCTATCTGCTGTTTGCCTTTGGCGCAGTGACCTGGCTGCGCGGGCGCGGAAGTGCCCACGGCCGAACCCGCTTTGCCTTTAATGCAGTTTTTGCGGCGCTGTCCCTGCAGGTTCTGCTGGGGATCATTACCGTTCTTTATGCCGCACCGCTGCACGCCGCGATCACCCATCAGCTGATCGCAATCGGCCTCTGGGTGCTGATCCTGCGCGCCCGTTTCCTGTCTGCCTATCCCATTGCAACTTCGATCAAGGACCATTGA
- a CDS encoding RNA methyltransferase produces MPTDTPQPAFVLVRPQMGENIGAAARAMWNFGLDRMRIVAPRDGWPNAKAVAMSSGAGRLLDEAQLCADVPEALGDCTYVFATTARQRGLTKPVYSPERAMQIAAGKIAAGEKVAVMFGPERAGLENEDIAKANAIISVPVNPLYASLNLGQCVLLTGYEWMRQSGEVEHETTDLGRKGDWASGVEVEKLVEHYENRLDQAGFFFPPEKAESMKTNLRNLWSRMRMTRADVQMLHGIMRQMVRWKERGGD; encoded by the coding sequence ATGCCCACTGATACGCCTCAACCCGCCTTTGTCCTGGTCCGCCCGCAGATGGGCGAGAATATCGGCGCCGCGGCGCGGGCGATGTGGAACTTCGGCCTCGACCGGATGCGCATCGTGGCGCCGCGGGACGGCTGGCCGAACGCCAAGGCGGTTGCGATGTCCTCAGGTGCGGGCCGCCTGCTGGACGAGGCACAGCTCTGTGCGGATGTGCCCGAGGCGCTGGGCGATTGCACCTATGTCTTTGCCACCACCGCCCGCCAGCGCGGGCTGACCAAACCCGTCTACAGCCCCGAACGGGCGATGCAGATCGCAGCCGGGAAGATCGCGGCGGGCGAGAAGGTCGCGGTTATGTTCGGGCCCGAGCGCGCGGGGCTGGAGAATGAAGACATCGCCAAGGCCAACGCCATTATCTCGGTGCCGGTGAACCCGCTCTATGCCTCGTTGAACCTGGGCCAATGCGTGCTGCTGACCGGCTATGAATGGATGCGGCAATCCGGAGAAGTGGAGCATGAAACCACTGACCTGGGCCGCAAGGGCGACTGGGCGAGCGGTGTGGAAGTCGAGAAACTGGTGGAGCATTACGAGAACCGCCTGGACCAGGCTGGCTTTTTCTTCCCGCCGGAAAAAGCCGAAAGCATGAAGACCAATCTGCGCAATCTGTGGAGCCGGATGCGGATGACCCGCGCGGACGTGCAGATGCTGCACGGGATCATGCGGCAGATGGTTCGCTGGAAAGAGCGCGGCGGCGACTGA
- a CDS encoding thiamine phosphate synthase codes for MDSPSDAPEQPQIYLISPPSFELGKFPGQLARVLDEIGVACVRLDLASRDEDTLSRAGDALREVTMERDVALVISDHQILAERLGLDGVHLTDASKSVRTARKALGPDAIVGCFCGASQHDGMVAGEAGVDYVSFGPVGTSGLGDGAQAEADLFQWWSQMIEVPVVAEGGLTEDLVRSIAPYTDFFGIGDEIWHAEDPLAQIKTLMRAMG; via the coding sequence ATGGACAGCCCTTCTGACGCACCGGAACAGCCGCAGATCTATTTGATCTCCCCGCCGAGCTTTGAGCTGGGCAAGTTTCCCGGCCAATTGGCACGGGTACTGGACGAGATCGGCGTGGCCTGCGTGCGCCTGGATCTGGCCAGCCGCGACGAAGACACCCTCAGCCGTGCAGGCGACGCACTGCGTGAGGTCACCATGGAACGCGATGTGGCGCTGGTGATCTCGGATCATCAGATCCTGGCAGAGCGGCTGGGCCTGGACGGCGTGCATCTGACAGACGCGTCCAAATCCGTGCGCACCGCGCGCAAGGCACTGGGGCCGGATGCGATTGTCGGCTGTTTCTGCGGCGCGTCGCAGCACGACGGCATGGTGGCAGGTGAAGCGGGCGTGGACTACGTGAGCTTCGGGCCTGTCGGCACGTCGGGCCTGGGGGATGGCGCACAGGCTGAGGCTGATCTGTTCCAATGGTGGTCCCAGATGATCGAGGTTCCGGTGGTCGCAGAGGGCGGCCTGACCGAGGATCTGGTACGCAGCATCGCCCCCTATACCGATTTCTTTGGCATCGGAGACGAAATCTGGCATGCCGAGGACCCGCTTGCACAGATCAAAACCCTGATGCGGGCAATGGGCTGA
- a CDS encoding HupE/UreJ family protein translates to MKLSLAVRRSVTWLQILFALLFSVVAIGAASVRAHEVTPAIADFRVEDGQITLGLRLNVEAFVAGINLDGLSDTNQTAQAADYDELRGLGMQDLEPMVRLFAEEWLETFSLRAARAVDLRLSQVTIPEVGDASLPRTSFLELTGKIPAAAESLRIFWPAGSGGVVLRQNGVKEPYTGYLQGGETSPPIPLKGGAAKTAAEAFVEYIPVGFTHILPKGLDHILFVLGLFFLSPRVKPLLLQVSVFTVAHTTTLALGALGVVSVSASIVEPLIALSIVFVAVENIFARKLHSWRTFVIFGFGLLHGLGFASVLGAFGLPSSQFLPALIGFNIGVELGQLAVIAAAYLGVRLWFGQHPKYRGRVAIPASVTIAMIGGYWFIERVFL, encoded by the coding sequence ATGAAATTGTCCTTGGCTGTCAGGCGCAGTGTGACTTGGCTGCAGATCCTATTTGCGCTGCTGTTCAGTGTGGTTGCAATAGGTGCTGCAAGTGTCCGCGCGCATGAGGTCACACCGGCGATTGCCGACTTCCGGGTGGAGGACGGGCAGATCACGCTGGGGCTGCGGCTGAATGTCGAGGCGTTTGTCGCCGGCATCAATCTGGATGGCCTGTCGGATACAAACCAGACTGCGCAGGCCGCCGATTACGATGAACTGCGCGGACTGGGGATGCAGGATCTCGAACCGATGGTGCGGCTGTTCGCCGAAGAATGGCTGGAAACGTTTTCCTTGCGGGCCGCCAGGGCGGTGGACCTCCGCCTGTCGCAGGTCACTATACCGGAGGTTGGCGATGCCAGCCTGCCGCGCACGTCTTTCCTGGAGCTGACCGGGAAAATTCCGGCAGCGGCCGAGAGCCTGCGAATTTTCTGGCCTGCCGGGTCCGGCGGCGTGGTGCTGCGGCAGAACGGGGTCAAGGAACCCTATACCGGTTACCTTCAGGGGGGAGAGACCTCGCCGCCGATCCCGTTGAAGGGCGGTGCCGCCAAGACAGCGGCCGAGGCCTTTGTGGAATACATCCCCGTCGGCTTTACCCATATCCTGCCGAAGGGGCTGGATCATATCCTGTTTGTACTGGGGCTGTTCTTTCTCAGCCCGCGGGTAAAGCCGCTGCTGCTGCAGGTAAGCGTCTTTACAGTGGCGCATACCACTACACTGGCGCTGGGCGCCTTGGGGGTGGTGTCGGTCAGCGCAAGTATTGTCGAGCCGCTGATTGCACTGTCGATTGTCTTTGTCGCGGTCGAGAACATCTTTGCCCGCAAGCTGCACAGCTGGCGAACCTTTGTGATTTTTGGGTTCGGGTTGTTGCACGGGCTGGGTTTTGCCAGCGTATTGGGCGCGTTCGGCCTGCCGTCCAGCCAGTTCCTGCCAGCCCTGATCGGTTTTAACATCGGCGTGGAACTGGGCCAGCTTGCAGTGATTGCGGCGGCTTACCTGGGTGTGCGGCTGTGGTTCGGGCAGCATCCGAAATACCGCGGCCGTGTGGCGATTCCGGCCTCGGTCACCATTGCGATGATAGGGGGGTACTGGTTTATCGAGCGGGTGTTCCTGTAA
- a CDS encoding DUF4198 domain-containing protein, giving the protein MQYRLFCSIICAGLALGTAPLLSHEFWIEPEKYQVPIGTVVVARLRNGQQFKGAEQPYLDHRIARFEVVQNGSATAYEGRMGDMPAFAADEEGDGLAVIIHQTQPQMLIYDTWEDFQAFIDHKGFAGIPSQHHALGLPDAGFAEQYTRYAKAMIAIGSGAGSDQDTGLETEIVALANPYTDDLSSGLPVQVLYQGKPRPQAQVEIFAKAPDGSISISTMPTDARGEAVIPVTPGHSYLLDAVVLRPAPEGQDYVWESLWAALTFAVPAP; this is encoded by the coding sequence ATGCAATACCGCCTGTTCTGCTCAATTATCTGCGCCGGGCTGGCTTTGGGGACCGCCCCCCTGTTATCCCACGAGTTTTGGATTGAGCCGGAAAAATATCAAGTGCCTATCGGCACCGTGGTAGTGGCGAGATTACGCAACGGACAGCAATTCAAAGGTGCCGAGCAGCCTTACTTGGACCACCGGATCGCCCGGTTCGAGGTTGTTCAGAACGGATCTGCGACCGCTTATGAAGGCCGGATGGGCGACATGCCTGCGTTTGCCGCTGACGAAGAAGGTGACGGCCTGGCCGTGATCATCCACCAGACACAGCCGCAGATGCTGATCTATGACACCTGGGAGGACTTTCAGGCCTTCATCGATCACAAGGGTTTTGCCGGCATCCCCAGTCAGCACCATGCGCTTGGCCTGCCGGACGCGGGCTTTGCCGAGCAATACACCCGCTATGCCAAGGCTATGATTGCCATCGGCAGCGGTGCAGGCTCAGATCAGGACACAGGGCTGGAGACCGAGATCGTTGCCCTCGCCAATCCTTATACCGATGACCTGTCATCAGGTCTCCCGGTTCAGGTGCTGTATCAAGGCAAGCCACGCCCCCAGGCACAGGTTGAGATTTTTGCAAAAGCGCCGGATGGCAGCATCAGCATCAGTACCATGCCAACCGATGCACGGGGTGAGGCCGTCATCCCCGTTACCCCCGGGCATTCTTACCTGCTTGACGCTGTGGTGCTTCGTCCGGCCCCTGAAGGCCAGGATTATGTTTGGGAAAGCCTCTGGGCGGCACTGACCTTTGCGGTGCCTGCACCGTGA
- a CDS encoding PfkB family carbohydrate kinase, whose translation MTQNSASQRPAMLCIGSVLWDIIGRCSTEMQRGSDMPGRITRLPGGVAMNIAMTLSRFGIQPALLTAVGRDPEGDELIRACSHFGLITDYIYRSEDLPTDRYMAVEGANGLIAAIADAHSLEAAGDKILRPLSDGALGTCDAPYRGQVALDGNLTLSLLDDIVASPAFASADLRVAPASPGKAERLRPFLNRTRGTLYVNLEEAGILCQAEFTDSETAAQAMLDRGAARVLVTDGGSSATVADAEGAITLVPPRVTVARVTGAGDTFMAAHIVSEARGEDRKTALASALAAAATYVSGEPPL comes from the coding sequence ATGACACAAAATTCCGCTTCCCAGCGCCCCGCCATGCTGTGCATCGGGTCGGTCCTTTGGGACATTATCGGCCGCTGCAGTACGGAGATGCAGCGCGGCTCGGACATGCCCGGGCGCATCACCCGGCTGCCCGGCGGCGTTGCCATGAACATCGCCATGACCCTGTCGCGTTTCGGGATACAGCCCGCATTGCTGACGGCCGTGGGCCGCGATCCCGAAGGTGACGAGCTGATCCGCGCCTGCAGCCACTTTGGCCTGATCACGGATTACATCTACCGGTCCGAGGATCTGCCCACCGACCGCTACATGGCAGTCGAAGGCGCCAATGGGCTGATTGCCGCCATTGCCGACGCCCACTCGCTGGAGGCCGCAGGCGACAAGATCCTGCGTCCGCTGTCCGACGGCGCACTGGGCACCTGCGATGCCCCGTACCGGGGCCAGGTTGCGCTGGATGGCAACCTGACGCTTTCGCTGCTGGATGACATCGTGGCCAGCCCCGCCTTTGCCAGCGCCGACCTTCGCGTCGCTCCAGCGTCGCCGGGAAAGGCGGAACGGTTGCGTCCATTTCTCAACCGCACCCGCGGCACGCTTTACGTGAACCTCGAAGAGGCTGGCATCCTGTGCCAGGCAGAGTTCACCGATAGCGAAACCGCTGCGCAGGCAATGCTGGATCGCGGTGCGGCTCGGGTGCTGGTCACTGATGGCGGCTCCTCTGCCACCGTCGCCGATGCCGAAGGCGCCATCACCCTTGTTCCGCCCCGCGTGACCGTCGCCCGGGTGACCGGCGCCGGAGATACCTTCATGGCCGCCCATATCGTTTCCGAGGCACGGGGCGAAGACCGCAAGACCGCTTTGGCCTCCGCCCTCGCGGCCGCGGCCACATATGTTTCAGGAGAACCCCCGCTGTGA